The sequence below is a genomic window from Inediibacterium massiliense.
TGTATACATTCTAAATAAATCTCCTGCAAAAAGTCCCGCTTCGTCTCCTCCAGCTCCTCCACGAATCTCTACAATAACATTTTTTTCATCGTTAGGATCCTTTGGAATGAGTAAAATCTTTAATTCTTCTTGAATAACTTCTATTTTGTCGCTAAGTTCATGAAGCTCCATCTTTGCCATTTCTCTAAATTCTTCGTCATGGCTTTCTTCTAAAATAGATTTTGCTTCTTCTATTCCCTCTTTTGTTTCTTTGTATTCTTTATACTTATTTACAATAGGCTCTATTTCTGCAAGCTCTTTAATGTATTTTTGCCACTGAGTTTGATCATTGATAATTTCAGGGTCCGCTACCTTTTGACTTAAATCATCATATTTATCTTGCAAAAAGTCTAGTTTATCAAACATAATTTCACCTCGCACATTTTCTGTTAACAATCTATTATATCATTTTTAGTACTTTCACACAATGTAGCTGTGATGACTCTCTCTATTCCTGATAAATCCTTAATCTTTTTTATATTTTCATAACAACCCTTCATTTTCATAAGAGAAATTACTTCATCTGCTTGATCATGTCCTACCTCTAATGCCAAAAGTCCTTTATCCCTTAAAAATAGTGGCGATTGATCTATAATTCTTCTATAATAATCCAGACCATCTTCTCCTCCATCTAAAGCAAGGATGGGTTCATATTTTTGTACTTCTACTTGTAAAGTTTTTATATCTTCTTTAGGAATATAAGGAGGGTTAGAAACTACTATATCTAATTTTTCCTTTAAGTTCTTCAAAGGCTCAAACAAATCTCCCTGTAAAAATATAATCTCTACTTCATTTTCTTTTGCATTTTTCTTTGCAATAGAAAGCGCTACAAGAGATAGATCTACTGCATACACAAAGGATTTTTTTATATATTTTGAAAGGCTTACACTAATCGCTCCACTTCCAGTTCCTAAATCAACAACCCTTATCTTTTCAGTATTTCTATTTTTTGCCCAATCTATTACTTCTTCTACTAAAATTTCTGTATCTGGTCTTGGAATAAGCACTCCTTCTTCTACATAAAAATCTAGTCCCATAAATTCTTGTTTTTTTATAATGTATTGAACAGGTACTCCTTTGATTCTTTGATCAATGCATTTCCAAAACATCTTTTCTTCTTCATCATTTAAAACATAATCTCTATGAGTAAAAATAAAAATTTTGTCTTTTTTTAATAAATCACACAAAATCACCTCTGCATCTAACAGAGGTGTTTGTATGTTGTTTCCTTCCAATTTTTTTACCGCACTCTTTAAAATCTCTATCATATTTACTGCCAAAGGTCTACCTCACTTTCATCTTTTAAAACATGCTTCATAGCAGCAATAGCCACTTCCAGTTGACTATCATCTGGTTCTTTTGTTGTAAGCTTTTGTAAAAGAAGTCCTGGATAGCTGATGATTCTGACTATTTTTGATTGACTCTTTCCTGCAAATCGGATAATTTCATAAGAAAGTCCTGCCACAACAGGCATTAAAATCAATCTAAACAATATTCTCATCCAAGGATTCGGCCATCCAATCAATGAAAATAAAAGAAGACTTACAATCATTACAATTACTAGAAAGCTTGTTCCACATCTAGGATGAAGTCTAGGAAAATTTTTTGCATTTTCTACTGTTAAATCTAGGCCGCTCTCATAACAATGTATGGTTTTATGCTCTGCTCCATGATACTCAAATACTCTTTTGATATCCTTCATTTGAGAAATGAGTGAAATATATCCTACAAAAAGCACAATCCTTAAAAATCCCTCTACTAAATTTAAAATCCAAGGCACATGTATTTTTGTCTTTAAGAAATTCGTAGCAAGAGTAGGCGAAATAATAAAAATACCAATTCCCACTAATAAAGCCATAAAAACAGACACATAAATTAAAATATCATTTACCTTGTCTCCAAATTTATTTTCGATCCAAGTTTCTATCTTTCCTTTTTCTTGATTTTGCTCTTCTTCTTCAAAAAATTCAGCAGAATAAGTTAAAGATTTTACTCCTAAAATCATTGCATCAATCAGTGCAAAGCCTCCCCTTAAAATAGGAAGTTTGGTCCACGAACTTGTTGTGATTCCTTTTACTTTTTCTGTTTTGATGACAATTTCTTGATCCGGCTTTCTTACAGCAATGGCAACATCATCTTTTCCCCTCATCATAACTCCTTCGATGACAGCCTGCCCACCTATATTTGTAGGCTTTATATGTTTTGCAAAAATCTTTTCAAATTCCAAAGCCATCTTCCTTTCAAACTCAACTTTGAGTATATACAACAAAGGTTAGGAATATACATCCCTAACCTCAGATTATACAAAATACTCTTATTTGATTCCATATTTTTGTTTGAATTTATCAACACGACCACCTTGGCTTACAAATTTTTGTTTGCCAGTGTAGAATGGATGACATTGTGAACAAATTTCAACTTTGATTTCATCTTTTACTGAACCTGTTTCAAATGTATGTCCACAAGCACATTTAACTACTGCTTTTTTATAATCTGGGTGGATTCCTGGTTTCATGCTATTCACCTCTTTCTCTTGCGTTACTCTATATCAATATTATGATAATCTAAATTTCAACTATTACATTATAGCATAATCATTTCTAGACTTCAAGAAATTTTTATTTATATTTGATTTCTCATTTTTTCTACGAATTCTAAATTGTCTTTTGTCCTTGTAAGCTTTGAAATAATAGCTTCTGTCACTTCCTGAGTAGGATTATTAGACATAGCTCTTCTAATATTCCAAATGGTTTCTATCTCTTTTTGAGTAAGAAGCAATTCTTCTTTTCTTGTTCCTGATTTATTTAAATTAATAGCTGGGAAAATTCTTTTTTCTGAGAGCTTTCGATCCAGATGAAGCTCCATATTTCCAGTTCCTTTAAATTCTTCAAAAATAACATCATCCATTCTGCTTCCCGTATCTACTAATGCAGTTGCTAATATGGTTAAACTTCCACCTTCTTCTATATTTCTAGCGGCTCCAAAAAATCTTTTTGGTTTATGTAACGCCCCAGGATCTAACCCTCCTGATAGGGTTCTTCCTGTAGTAGGAATGGTAAGATTATATGCTCTCGCTAGTCTTGTAATACTATCTAATAATATGACCACATCTTTTCCATGCTCTACAAGTCTTTGTGCTCGATTTAAAACCATCTCTGCCACTTTAATATGATGGCTTGGAAGTTCATCAAAAGTAGA
It includes:
- the rpmE gene encoding 50S ribosomal protein L31 gives rise to the protein MKPGIHPDYKKAVVKCACGHTFETGSVKDEIKVEICSQCHPFYTGKQKFVSQGGRVDKFKQKYGIK
- a CDS encoding DUF1385 domain-containing protein, whose amino-acid sequence is MEFEKIFAKHIKPTNIGGQAVIEGVMMRGKDDVAIAVRKPDQEIVIKTEKVKGITTSSWTKLPILRGGFALIDAMILGVKSLTYSAEFFEEEEQNQEKGKIETWIENKFGDKVNDILIYVSVFMALLVGIGIFIISPTLATNFLKTKIHVPWILNLVEGFLRIVLFVGYISLISQMKDIKRVFEYHGAEHKTIHCYESGLDLTVENAKNFPRLHPRCGTSFLVIVMIVSLLLFSLIGWPNPWMRILFRLILMPVVAGLSYEIIRFAGKSQSKIVRIISYPGLLLQKLTTKEPDDSQLEVAIAAMKHVLKDESEVDLWQ
- the prmC gene encoding peptide chain release factor N(5)-glutamine methyltransferase — protein: MAVNMIEILKSAVKKLEGNNIQTPLLDAEVILCDLLKKDKIFIFTHRDYVLNDEEEKMFWKCIDQRIKGVPVQYIIKKQEFMGLDFYVEEGVLIPRPDTEILVEEVIDWAKNRNTEKIRVVDLGTGSGAISVSLSKYIKKSFVYAVDLSLVALSIAKKNAKENEVEIIFLQGDLFEPLKNLKEKLDIVVSNPPYIPKEDIKTLQVEVQKYEPILALDGGEDGLDYYRRIIDQSPLFLRDKGLLALEVGHDQADEVISLMKMKGCYENIKKIKDLSGIERVITATLCESTKNDIIDC